A genomic segment from Desulfurispirillum indicum S5 encodes:
- a CDS encoding rod shape-determining protein, with translation MLRLFKRFFSKDIAMDLGTANSLIFCRGKGIVLNEPSVVAIDRYTGEVIAWGMEAKRMLGRTNKEIEVIRPLKDGVIANFDVTNKMMRKMLEAAYNRAHLVHPRMIICVPAGITSVEKRAVIDAAEQSGARECFLIEEPMAAAIGAGLPISEPTGSMIVDIGGGTTEVAVISLGGIAYSESMRVAGDEINEAIIRYLRLEHNLLVGENLAEQVKIAIGSAYPLEQELTYTVKGRSVETGIPASKEISSQEIREAIREPVDVIMKTVFRALEKTSPELISDVADYGIVITGGGALLRNLNVYVEKVTGVNVIIADDPLTSVVRGTGWALEDMATYRDVFVN, from the coding sequence ATGCTCAGGCTTTTCAAGAGGTTTTTCTCCAAAGACATTGCCATGGATCTCGGAACGGCCAATTCGCTCATTTTCTGCCGTGGAAAAGGTATTGTACTGAATGAGCCAAGTGTCGTTGCCATTGATCGTTACACGGGAGAAGTCATCGCCTGGGGCATGGAGGCCAAGCGCATGCTCGGCCGTACCAATAAGGAAATTGAAGTCATCCGGCCCTTGAAGGATGGGGTTATTGCCAACTTCGATGTCACCAACAAGATGATGCGCAAGATGCTGGAGGCAGCCTATAATCGCGCCCACCTGGTGCACCCGCGCATGATCATCTGTGTGCCTGCTGGCATTACTTCCGTCGAGAAACGGGCGGTTATTGATGCTGCCGAACAGTCTGGAGCCCGTGAGTGCTTTCTCATTGAAGAGCCTATGGCCGCGGCTATCGGTGCAGGACTTCCCATATCCGAACCCACGGGCAGCATGATTGTGGATATTGGTGGAGGCACCACCGAGGTGGCAGTGATCAGCCTTGGCGGCATTGCCTACTCTGAAAGCATGCGGGTGGCCGGCGATGAGATCAACGAGGCCATTATCCGGTATCTGCGCCTGGAGCATAACCTGCTGGTGGGTGAAAACCTTGCCGAGCAGGTGAAAATCGCCATCGGGAGTGCCTATCCCCTGGAGCAGGAGCTCACCTATACCGTCAAAGGACGCAGCGTGGAGACGGGCATACCCGCTTCCAAGGAGATCAGCAGTCAGGAAATTCGCGAAGCCATTCGCGAACCGGTGGATGTCATCATGAAGACCGTCTTCCGCGCTCTGGAGAAGACGAGCCCCGAACTTATCTCCGACGTGGCCGATTATGGGATCGTTATCACCGGTGGCGGCGCGCTGTTGCGTAACCTCAATGTCTATGTGGAAAAGGTTACCGGCGTCAATGTCATCATCGCCGATGATCCACTGACCAGCGTGGTGCGGGGCACCGGCTGGGCCCTTGAGGATATGGCGACCTATCGGGATGTCTTTGTGAACTGA
- a CDS encoding RrF2 family transcriptional regulator — translation MSTFIRKETDYALRIAVYLANKQERVKVSEICQKLNLTKPVVIKVIQMLKRHGLVASKTGKYGGLSLAHPPEEISVYDVLVSMSADHSINTCLEDASFCQLQPICRISRFFCDIQRDFNARLKSVKLAGLTFDDEQLEALQRVKALS, via the coding sequence GTGTCTACTTTCATTCGCAAGGAAACCGACTACGCCCTGCGTATTGCCGTCTACCTGGCCAATAAGCAGGAACGTGTCAAGGTTTCGGAAATATGTCAGAAGCTGAATCTCACCAAGCCCGTCGTGATCAAAGTCATTCAGATGCTGAAGCGTCACGGCTTGGTCGCGTCAAAAACCGGGAAATATGGGGGACTGAGCCTTGCCCACCCACCGGAAGAGATCAGCGTGTACGATGTCCTGGTCTCCATGAGTGCTGACCACAGCATCAACACCTGCCTGGAGGACGCCTCGTTCTGTCAGCTGCAGCCCATCTGCCGCATATCGCGGTTTTTCTGTGATATTCAGCGGGATTTCAATGCGCGCCTGAAATCCGTGAAGCTGGCGGGGCTGACTTTCGATGATGAGCAGCTTGAGGCGTTGCAGCGGGTGAAGGCATTATCGTGA
- a CDS encoding RsmB/NOP family class I SAM-dependent RNA methyltransferase encodes MSAASAKVYLRETAGILTAFFSAQPFSIKAVLGKLPPEQRGNFREMVSGAFRQLLLLESILKASCDRPLRELEPFVKALLVLSVYRIYFLQDPDYTVVDEANGLCAHDGQKSFVNGVLRNVTRYRKPLEHFIYHGKDTDRHLSERFSVPRWIVEELRVSRGDYASILEGLNQPQKTFVRNGRYLRRAATVQDDLRQGAAVISPGGFLSVLHLGVGSGHDVLDMGCAPGAKFFLLQELDPRSLTGCDISVKRLGTMYAEAERLGLPRPHLICGDGMSPPFADESFDRLYLDVPCTASGTFTKHPEGKFLRTPQGLEELLVTQRALLARTFHLLRPGGVLCYATCSVFDRENDGVVAWFCAQESRARVLRPSVGLEDVDASCRHLLADSLEITPHGFFLNPAAHGLDGFYFSFIERQQP; translated from the coding sequence GTGAGTGCCGCTTCCGCCAAGGTCTATCTGCGAGAAACGGCCGGAATACTGACCGCCTTTTTCTCCGCTCAGCCTTTTTCCATCAAAGCCGTACTGGGAAAACTTCCGCCTGAACAGCGGGGAAACTTCAGGGAGATGGTGAGTGGCGCTTTTCGTCAGCTCCTTTTACTTGAATCCATCCTGAAGGCTTCCTGTGACCGTCCGTTGCGGGAGCTGGAGCCATTTGTCAAAGCTCTCCTGGTGCTTTCAGTGTACCGTATCTACTTTCTGCAGGACCCTGATTATACGGTGGTGGACGAAGCGAACGGGCTTTGTGCTCACGATGGGCAGAAAAGTTTTGTCAATGGCGTGCTGCGCAATGTGACGCGCTACCGCAAGCCCCTTGAGCATTTCATCTATCACGGTAAAGATACGGATCGTCACCTCAGCGAACGCTTCAGCGTGCCCCGGTGGATCGTTGAAGAGCTGCGCGTTTCCCGTGGGGACTATGCATCCATTCTGGAGGGCCTGAATCAACCCCAGAAAACCTTTGTGCGCAATGGCCGATATCTGCGACGCGCTGCCACTGTTCAGGATGATCTGCGTCAGGGAGCGGCGGTGATATCGCCGGGCGGTTTTCTGTCGGTGCTGCACCTGGGGGTGGGGTCCGGGCACGATGTCCTCGACATGGGGTGCGCGCCTGGGGCAAAGTTCTTTCTGTTGCAGGAGCTAGATCCTCGCTCACTGACCGGGTGCGATATTTCTGTGAAAAGACTTGGGACAATGTATGCCGAGGCGGAGCGCCTTGGTTTGCCGAGGCCCCATCTGATCTGCGGTGACGGTATGAGTCCGCCTTTTGCGGACGAGAGTTTTGATCGCCTCTATCTGGATGTTCCCTGCACCGCCAGTGGCACCTTCACCAAGCATCCGGAGGGAAAGTTTCTGCGGACACCCCAGGGACTGGAGGAGCTGCTGGTGACTCAGCGGGCGCTGCTGGCCCGGACTTTTCACCTGCTCAGACCCGGTGGGGTCCTGTGCTATGCCACCTGCTCCGTATTCGACCGGGAAAACGATGGTGTGGTTGCCTGGTTCTGTGCCCAGGAGTCACGGGCACGTGTTCTGCGCCCATCAGTCGGCCTCGAGGATGTTGACGCCAGTTGCCGTCACCTGCTGGCAGACTCCCTGGAGATCACCCCCCATGGCTTTTTTCTGAATCCCGCTGCCCATGGTCTGGATGGCTTTTATTTCAGCTTCATTGAGCGGCAGCAACCATAA
- a CDS encoding helix-turn-helix domain-containing protein, which yields MNISEIIGRKIRIIRKSKRLSSEKLGEAVGIEGSYVRQIETGKRKLNLIILERLASALEVNIAALFDPQLPVEKKDIPAEERLDLINLPVFEGVNQVSGSIFEERSAVDYLPVSQVLVSSIPNPKETAVWVKVNDESMLPLLNRGDLVLLNRISSLPVPDGTPLLAVMNEDIFLGRIYSNKGIVLLASMDLSGQSIMLPNNLEEDQSLSLFQILWKMQKLS from the coding sequence ATGAATATTTCTGAGATCATCGGCAGGAAAATACGCATTATACGCAAAAGTAAACGCTTGTCTTCCGAGAAGCTCGGAGAAGCGGTCGGAATCGAGGGCTCCTATGTGCGCCAGATCGAGACCGGAAAGCGCAAACTCAATCTGATCATCCTGGAGCGACTGGCCAGTGCCCTTGAGGTTAACATCGCCGCGCTCTTTGACCCACAACTGCCTGTCGAAAAGAAGGATATCCCTGCGGAAGAGCGGCTTGACCTTATCAATCTCCCTGTGTTCGAAGGCGTCAACCAGGTCAGCGGTTCCATCTTTGAGGAGCGCTCCGCCGTTGACTACCTGCCCGTATCCCAGGTGCTTGTCTCCTCCATACCCAACCCCAAGGAAACGGCGGTCTGGGTCAAGGTAAACGACGAAAGCATGCTGCCACTGCTTAACCGGGGCGACCTGGTACTGCTCAACCGCATCTCTTCACTGCCGGTTCCCGATGGCACGCCGCTGCTGGCCGTCATGAATGAAGATATTTTCCTGGGCAGGATCTACAGCAACAAAGGCATTGTCCTGCTGGCATCCATGGATCTGAGCGGGCAATCCATCATGCTGCCCAATAATCTGGAAGAAGATCAGAGCCTGAGCCTGTTCCAGATTCTCTGGAAAATGCAGAAGCTCTCCTGA
- a CDS encoding LPS-assembly protein LptD: MRHWQFCLVVVLLWSTPLWATQQTITLHADSMNYNEATGDMHAWGSVEMISPLYHIQADEIFLNQANHTALLRGNVVVRSKEVSELLEGAGEQVLEADEITLDTREFTGSASCSVLFFSERHTLTSRELRKTGPATYEVQDSVYSACRGDAISWAFRMRSATVTSEEYLQARGVTFSLSGVPLLYVPYMIYPVKNQRQSGFLVPSFSSGNTTGLGIHNTYYHTLDDQSDISVFANVHTRTGLLYGGEYRYRDSAHGDAFFSHRRISENNTTVDDPDRFRTYATYGIQTDHWKFNLQYDRVSDMDFVKDYLKDEQAIDGEFHLFDNHRYWSHIALTHETPRLATTILVDQKQQYRRLPGNRMGEVSVAREPEISLVLGRIGDQWQLGGNLRTGQVEKDQITRDYDLIAADSGVRSYDYFDRYRSRYVYTGSQERVRSMQYANLSAFVAKPVHSQYWAMEARIGIRADAIREMEQDGLPTAFFSLDEQKTNAPWYRQDEDGFAYLLPFAQARFNTVEPAATFGQLRHSIRLEADFDSVGESGRTGSDRDLLPFFSAQPLGYRLYDDTQTTVLFVPRLVNTLRYGRATMTHSLSQAFAPTNSVEKRSGDMVSDTSLGFGGFHTTWQVLYDPHEDEALRQRLRLGYTIADALTLSTDHQYTRYRNAARNEPGFDYNTLALTLTAIPRWTLSAEYEYTAQEEHFQDSIRKLDPARGSLSALYENDCFYWVIRYSEDYTRGDEVDSSIYFGFGLRT; encoded by the coding sequence GTGCGACACTGGCAATTCTGCCTGGTGGTCGTCCTTCTCTGGAGTACTCCGCTCTGGGCCACGCAGCAGACCATCACCCTGCATGCCGACTCCATGAACTACAACGAGGCCACTGGCGATATGCACGCCTGGGGATCTGTGGAAATGATTTCGCCGCTCTACCATATCCAGGCGGATGAGATCTTCCTCAATCAGGCAAACCACACGGCCCTGCTCCGGGGGAATGTCGTCGTGCGAAGCAAAGAGGTGTCTGAACTCCTGGAGGGCGCAGGTGAACAGGTTCTCGAAGCCGACGAGATAACCCTGGACACCCGCGAGTTCACTGGCAGTGCCAGCTGCTCAGTGCTCTTCTTCAGCGAGCGACATACCCTGACCAGCCGGGAGCTGCGGAAAACCGGGCCTGCCACTTACGAGGTGCAGGACAGTGTCTACAGCGCCTGCCGTGGTGATGCCATTTCATGGGCATTCCGCATGCGCAGCGCCACCGTTACCAGTGAGGAGTATCTGCAGGCCCGGGGAGTCACCTTCAGCCTCTCGGGCGTTCCTCTGCTCTACGTCCCCTATATGATTTACCCCGTCAAGAATCAGCGACAGTCCGGCTTTCTCGTGCCATCCTTCAGCAGCGGCAACACCACGGGGCTGGGCATTCACAACACCTACTACCACACCCTGGATGACCAGTCCGATATCTCCGTCTTTGCCAACGTGCATACGCGCACTGGACTGCTCTACGGGGGAGAATACCGTTACCGCGACTCTGCCCATGGCGATGCTTTCTTCTCCCACCGGCGCATCAGCGAAAACAACACCACCGTGGACGATCCCGATCGTTTCCGAACCTACGCCACCTACGGGATACAGACTGACCACTGGAAATTCAACCTCCAGTACGACCGCGTTTCCGATATGGACTTTGTCAAGGATTACCTGAAAGACGAACAGGCCATCGACGGAGAGTTTCATCTCTTCGACAATCACCGCTACTGGAGCCATATTGCCCTGACCCACGAGACGCCACGGCTGGCCACAACCATCCTGGTGGATCAGAAGCAGCAGTACCGCCGCTTGCCGGGAAATCGCATGGGCGAAGTCTCCGTCGCCAGGGAACCCGAAATCTCGCTGGTCCTGGGACGTATCGGCGACCAGTGGCAACTGGGTGGCAATCTGCGCACGGGACAGGTGGAGAAGGATCAGATCACCCGCGACTACGACCTGATTGCCGCTGACTCCGGTGTACGCAGCTACGATTACTTCGACCGCTATCGCTCCCGCTACGTCTATACGGGCAGCCAGGAGCGCGTACGCTCCATGCAGTACGCCAACCTCAGCGCCTTTGTGGCCAAGCCCGTTCACAGTCAGTACTGGGCCATGGAAGCCCGCATCGGCATCCGGGCCGATGCGATACGGGAGATGGAGCAGGATGGACTCCCCACAGCCTTTTTCTCCCTGGATGAGCAGAAAACCAATGCCCCCTGGTACCGCCAGGATGAAGACGGGTTCGCCTACCTCCTGCCCTTTGCCCAGGCCCGCTTCAACACCGTGGAGCCCGCCGCCACCTTTGGACAGCTGCGCCACTCCATACGCCTGGAAGCAGACTTTGACTCTGTGGGTGAATCTGGCCGAACGGGTTCCGATCGCGACCTGCTCCCATTTTTCAGCGCCCAGCCCCTGGGCTATCGCCTCTATGACGACACACAGACCACCGTGCTCTTTGTACCCCGCCTGGTCAACACCCTGCGTTACGGGCGCGCCACCATGACCCACAGCCTCTCCCAGGCCTTCGCACCCACCAACTCTGTGGAAAAGCGCAGCGGCGACATGGTCAGCGATACCAGCCTGGGCTTCGGAGGATTCCATACCACCTGGCAGGTTCTCTACGACCCCCATGAAGATGAGGCCCTGCGTCAGCGGCTGCGTCTTGGCTACACCATTGCGGATGCCCTGACCCTCTCCACGGACCACCAGTATACTCGCTATCGCAATGCTGCCAGAAACGAGCCCGGATTTGATTACAATACCCTCGCCCTGACCCTCACAGCGATTCCCCGTTGGACGCTCAGTGCAGAGTACGAGTACACGGCCCAGGAAGAGCACTTTCAGGACTCCATCCGCAAACTGGATCCGGCCCGTGGAAGCCTGAGCGCCCTGTACGAAAACGACTGCTTCTACTGGGTCATACGCTACAGCGAAGACTATACCCGTGGCGATGAGGTGGACAGCAGCATCTATTTCGGCTTCGGCCTGCGCACCTGA
- a CDS encoding bifunctional folylpolyglutamate synthase/dihydrofolate synthase — MPTDMNHYLEQLLKRTEGHVKLGLENTTRAMALFGNPHHQYRSILVAGSNGKGTTSAYIHRGLQLAGYKTGLFSSPHVVRLNERISIGGRPIEDEELRQLLEETFEACENNQVHLTFFEMMTVVGARYYARHQCDIAVIEVGLGGRLDSTNVHPNFASIVTTIALEHVAILGKDIETIAKEKLAILKEKTLLVTDASAAWGELARQKATDTKSQLVDASAWQLPETVGAALSYPYFEENFRLAAAFLAAMDITDTNLLEEVARTRVFGRMQPFCYRGNPALMDSAHNPPALEKMGSHILEHARRGGHKTVLITTLLADRELDPITKAFWESFDIIVLFPLKHHRGRKTFQELFSLVSHLDHSRVMVVQGPMKGISMVDNILAEGKHYSLVITGSIYLLGEILPLLEPHMAWEC; from the coding sequence ATGCCCACTGACATGAATCACTATCTGGAGCAGCTGCTCAAGCGCACCGAAGGCCACGTGAAACTGGGCCTGGAAAACACCACCCGCGCCATGGCCCTCTTCGGCAATCCCCACCACCAGTACCGCAGCATCCTGGTGGCGGGCAGCAACGGCAAGGGAACCACGTCTGCCTACATCCATCGCGGCCTGCAGCTGGCAGGCTATAAAACCGGCCTCTTCAGCTCGCCCCATGTTGTGCGCCTCAATGAACGCATCAGCATTGGCGGCAGGCCCATCGAGGACGAAGAGCTGCGCCAGCTGCTGGAGGAGACCTTCGAGGCCTGCGAGAACAACCAGGTTCACCTGACCTTCTTCGAGATGATGACGGTGGTGGGTGCCCGCTACTACGCCCGCCACCAGTGCGATATCGCCGTCATTGAAGTGGGACTGGGCGGTCGCCTGGACTCCACCAACGTGCACCCCAACTTCGCCTCCATCGTCACCACCATCGCCCTGGAGCATGTGGCCATTCTGGGAAAAGACATCGAGACTATTGCCAAAGAGAAGCTGGCCATTCTCAAGGAGAAGACCCTACTGGTAACCGATGCCAGCGCGGCCTGGGGAGAGCTGGCCAGGCAGAAGGCCACTGATACGAAATCACAGCTGGTGGATGCATCCGCCTGGCAGCTGCCCGAAACTGTGGGTGCTGCCCTCAGCTACCCCTATTTCGAGGAGAACTTTCGCCTGGCTGCGGCCTTTCTGGCCGCCATGGACATCACCGATACAAACCTGCTGGAGGAAGTGGCCCGTACCCGGGTTTTCGGCCGCATGCAGCCCTTCTGCTACCGGGGCAATCCGGCCCTCATGGACAGCGCCCACAACCCCCCGGCCCTGGAAAAGATGGGTTCCCATATTCTGGAACACGCCCGCCGTGGCGGACACAAAACCGTGCTGATCACCACCCTGCTGGCAGACCGCGAGCTGGACCCCATCACCAAAGCCTTCTGGGAGTCCTTTGACATCATCGTGCTCTTCCCCCTGAAGCACCATCGCGGCCGCAAGACCTTCCAGGAGCTCTTCTCCCTGGTGTCCCACCTGGACCACAGCCGCGTCATGGTTGTCCAGGGCCCCATGAAGGGTATCTCCATGGTGGACAACATCCTGGCCGAAGGGAAACATTACTCCCTGGTTATCACCGGATCCATCTACCTGCTGGGCGAAATCCTGCCCCTGCTTGAACCTCATATGGCCTGGGAGTGCTGA
- the miaB gene encoding tRNA (N6-isopentenyl adenosine(37)-C2)-methylthiotransferase MiaB: protein MTQRAFIKTYGCQMNSGDSERIRGILVAHGYEMVSDVKEADLAIFNTCSVREKAEQKVFSDIGRLRGQKERHPGFRIALCGCIPQVQREGILRKNPLIDIVFGVNNISGLMDFIAEAQQGKRTCRVEDEFFESEYDMPSQREDAMKAFVTIMNGCDNYCSYCIVPYTRGRERSRSAPSILAEIRQLVDDGVREVTLLGQNVNSYRWQDKAGALVDFPQLLHLVHDIPELQRIRFVTSHPKDFSEAMMEAMALPRVCKYLHLPIQAGSNRILKLMNRGYTREEYLAKIARLKERIPGVALSSDFLVGFPGETEEDFLQTMDILEQVEYKQIFGFNYSVRPETKAATMADQVPFEVMNERLNRLFAAQQSISHRLQQTYLGTTLGVLVEGASKNNPAMLAGRTDFNTIVHFAGGAELIGRLVDVHINETREFTLYGEVLAHAH from the coding sequence ATGACCCAGCGCGCTTTTATCAAAACCTACGGCTGCCAGATGAACTCCGGCGACTCCGAGCGCATTCGCGGCATTCTCGTGGCCCACGGCTACGAGATGGTCAGCGATGTGAAAGAGGCCGATCTGGCAATTTTCAATACTTGCAGTGTGCGTGAGAAGGCGGAGCAGAAGGTCTTCTCCGACATCGGGCGCCTGCGCGGTCAGAAGGAGCGCCACCCCGGCTTCAGGATCGCCCTGTGCGGCTGCATTCCCCAGGTACAGCGCGAGGGTATTCTGCGCAAAAATCCCCTGATCGATATCGTCTTCGGCGTGAACAATATCTCCGGTCTCATGGACTTTATCGCCGAGGCGCAGCAGGGCAAACGCACCTGCCGGGTGGAAGATGAGTTTTTCGAGAGCGAGTACGATATGCCCAGCCAGCGCGAAGATGCCATGAAGGCTTTCGTGACTATCATGAACGGCTGCGATAACTACTGTTCCTACTGCATCGTGCCCTATACCCGAGGGCGGGAGCGCTCCCGCTCGGCGCCTTCCATCCTGGCGGAAATCCGTCAGCTGGTGGACGATGGCGTACGGGAAGTCACCCTGCTGGGGCAGAATGTGAACTCTTATCGCTGGCAGGACAAGGCAGGGGCGCTGGTGGACTTTCCACAGCTCCTGCACCTGGTGCACGATATCCCCGAATTGCAGCGCATCCGTTTTGTCACCTCCCACCCCAAGGATTTCAGCGAAGCCATGATGGAAGCCATGGCCCTGCCCCGGGTGTGCAAATACCTCCACCTGCCCATCCAGGCTGGCTCCAACCGCATCCTGAAGCTGATGAACCGGGGCTATACCCGCGAGGAGTACCTGGCAAAGATCGCCCGGCTCAAGGAGCGGATTCCCGGCGTGGCTCTGTCTTCCGACTTCCTGGTGGGCTTTCCCGGCGAGACCGAGGAGGATTTCCTGCAGACCATGGATATCCTGGAGCAGGTGGAGTACAAGCAGATTTTCGGCTTTAACTACTCGGTGCGACCCGAGACCAAAGCCGCCACCATGGCTGATCAGGTGCCCTTTGAGGTGATGAACGAGCGCCTCAACCGCCTCTTTGCCGCCCAGCAGTCCATCTCCCACCGCCTGCAGCAGACCTACCTGGGCACCACCCTGGGGGTGCTGGTGGAGGGCGCTTCAAAAAATAATCCCGCCATGCTGGCAGGGCGCACCGACTTCAATACCATTGTTCACTTTGCTGGTGGTGCGGAGCTGATCGGCAGGCTGGTGGATGTCCATATCAACGAAACCCGTGAGTTTACCCTGTACGGCGAGGTGCTTGCCCATGCCCACTGA
- a CDS encoding L-threonylcarbamoyladenylate synthase: MSTVHTEFLVFSQLLHIVKTVKAESLLCFPTETLYGLGGLATSQKVADEVFQVKGRPQGAPLPVLFAHRQQVERYLEIPAELEVLLEHFWPGPLTVALTARVPFPSGVLDGKGRVAARITSHRLLKTVIDYAGPMIATSANRSGEAPAMSAEACLHLQPDAIIMDDPSTSSVPSTVIGWDDGELRVYREGVIPEAQLRAVFIKK; the protein is encoded by the coding sequence GTGAGCACCGTCCACACGGAATTCCTGGTTTTCAGCCAGCTGCTGCACATCGTCAAGACCGTCAAGGCCGAAAGCCTGCTGTGCTTTCCCACCGAAACCCTCTATGGCCTTGGTGGGCTGGCCACCAGCCAGAAAGTTGCCGACGAAGTCTTCCAGGTCAAGGGGCGCCCCCAGGGTGCTCCCTTACCGGTTTTGTTTGCCCACCGCCAGCAGGTGGAGCGCTACCTGGAGATTCCGGCGGAACTGGAGGTTCTGCTGGAGCATTTCTGGCCCGGACCACTGACCGTGGCCCTGACTGCCAGAGTTCCCTTCCCCAGCGGTGTACTGGACGGCAAAGGCCGGGTGGCGGCACGCATTACCTCCCACCGTCTGCTGAAAACCGTCATTGACTACGCCGGCCCCATGATCGCCACCAGCGCCAACCGCAGCGGCGAAGCCCCGGCCATGAGCGCCGAAGCGTGCCTGCACCTGCAGCCCGACGCCATCATCATGGACGACCCCAGCACCAGCAGTGTGCCTTCCACGGTCATTGGCTGGGACGACGGGGAGCTGCGGGTGTACCGGGAAGGGGTAATACCTGAGGCACAGTTGCGTGCCGTGTTCATAAAAAAATAA
- the purE gene encoding 5-(carboxyamino)imidazole ribonucleotide mutase yields MQHTIGVIMGSDNDMEIMKEAVTTLREFGLKAEVIVSSAHRTPERTIEWARTARERGLKAIIVGAGAAAHLAGVVSAKTTLPVVGVPIDATSLGGLDALLSTVQMPGGVPVASMAIGKAGAKNAGIYVAMIIGTFDPEVAAKLDAFKKDMADKVIEKSRRIEQEWNV; encoded by the coding sequence ATGCAACATACGATCGGCGTTATCATGGGTTCCGACAATGACATGGAGATTATGAAAGAGGCGGTTACCACGCTGCGGGAATTTGGCCTGAAGGCGGAAGTTATTGTCAGCTCTGCCCACCGCACCCCCGAGCGCACCATTGAGTGGGCCAGAACCGCCCGCGAGCGCGGCCTGAAGGCTATCATCGTGGGTGCTGGTGCCGCAGCCCACCTGGCGGGAGTCGTCAGCGCCAAGACCACCCTGCCCGTTGTGGGTGTGCCCATTGACGCCACCTCCCTGGGCGGCCTGGACGCCCTGCTCTCCACCGTGCAGATGCCCGGTGGCGTACCCGTGGCATCCATGGCCATCGGCAAGGCTGGCGCCAAAAATGCCGGCATTTACGTAGCCATGATTATCGGCACCTTCGATCCTGAAGTCGCTGCCAAGCTGGATGCCTTTAAAAAGGACATGGCCGACAAGGTCATCGAGAAGTCCAGGCGCATTGAGCAGGAGTGGAACGTGTGA
- a CDS encoding methylenetetrahydrofolate reductase gives MTTLPTRIAVELVPRSDESLQEELAVLEQFPVVTAVNIPDILRFDMRSWQGCRLVRGHGLDAIAHIRAIDIHPRKPLPMVEYLVEHRIEEVLVIAGDIPQNHARTIYPSTSVDIIRKFKREAPHIRVYAAIDPYRQSFREEMEDVQHKLDVGADGFFTQPFFDMRLMELYGELLEGEQVYWGVSPVLAERSQHYWETRNAAVFPRSFEPTMNWNLEFARQALDFVHATDGFHIYFMPIKTNLNSYLQGIFPR, from the coding sequence ATGACCACCCTCCCCACCCGCATAGCCGTCGAACTGGTTCCCCGCAGCGATGAATCCCTGCAGGAGGAGCTGGCTGTTCTGGAGCAGTTTCCCGTCGTCACGGCGGTCAACATTCCCGATATCCTGCGCTTTGACATGCGCAGCTGGCAGGGATGCCGCCTGGTGCGCGGCCATGGGCTGGACGCCATCGCCCATATCCGCGCCATCGATATCCACCCCCGCAAGCCGCTGCCCATGGTGGAGTACCTGGTGGAGCACCGTATTGAGGAGGTGCTGGTTATCGCGGGGGATATTCCCCAGAACCACGCCCGCACCATCTACCCCTCCACCAGTGTGGATATCATCCGCAAGTTCAAGCGCGAAGCGCCCCATATCCGGGTATACGCGGCCATTGACCCTTACCGCCAGAGCTTTCGCGAAGAGATGGAGGATGTGCAGCACAAGCTGGACGTGGGGGCTGATGGGTTCTTTACCCAGCCCTTCTTCGACATGCGCCTGATGGAGCTGTACGGCGAGCTGCTGGAGGGGGAGCAGGTCTACTGGGGGGTGAGCCCGGTGCTGGCGGAGCGCTCCCAGCACTACTGGGAGACGCGCAACGCGGCGGTCTTCCCCCGCAGCTTTGAACCCACTATGAACTGGAACCTGGAATTCGCACGGCAGGCGCTGGATTTTGTTCACGCCACCGACGGATTTCATATATACTTCATGCCCATCAAAACCAATCTGAACAGCTACCTGCAGGGGATTTTCCCCCGCTGA